Proteins encoded together in one Triticum dicoccoides isolate Atlit2015 ecotype Zavitan chromosome 7B, WEW_v2.0, whole genome shotgun sequence window:
- the LOC119341958 gene encoding luminal-binding protein-like produces the protein MASCLPPLAVLLLIAAASGAAAFRRGNTTAIHIGNTKACIAGYGGLQNPGHSYKLCIPSWVAFTPNATLFGEAALNHAAVSPGMAVSGFKRVLGSRIFEDVVKREMELVPYKLVETPDGRCAIQTQSEEGGAKVFPADEVAGILISKLKRMAEAHLGRKIRNVLLTVPWHSRDYKRHLLATTARLEGGFSAARYVDEHVAVAAAHGHHGKAREGMVILVFHMGGHTTHGAMFKFRDGTAHLIEGRHDVHLGGDDFTGRLVDHFVQLIGEKHHRDLRRDDGALRELRAACERAKKTLTYRDTTLVKVESLLDGADFFQPLTRAEFEELNHDLLARAMSMVDLLVTWRWWHPPGRWDSVDEIILVGGSVRIPKILAFFRDYFHGREPIVEEEAAIRGAALLSRPEYAMFTYDNCDSYYCRGSPLQASENKIE, from the exons ATGGCGAGTTGTCTCCCCCCTCTTGCCGTTCTTCTGCTCATCG CGGCGGCATCGGGTGCGGCGGCGTTCCGAAGGGGAAACACGACGGCCATCCACATCGGCAACACCAAGGCCTGCATCGCCGGCTACGGGGGGCTCCAGAATCCAGGCCACTCGTACAAGCTCTGCATCCCCTCCTGGGTCGCCTTCACCCCCAACGCCACCCTCTTCGGCGAGGCCGCCTTGAACCACGCCGCCGTCAGCCCCGGGATGGCCGTCTCTGGCTTCAAACGCGTCCTCGGTTCCAG GATTTTTGAGGATGTGGTGAAGAGAGAGATGGAGCTAGTGCCGTACAAACTCGTTGAGACCCCGGATGGAAGATGCGCTATCCAGACCCAGAGCGAGGAAGGCGGCGCCAAGGTTTTCCCCGCCGACGAAGTCGCCGGAATTCTCATATCCAAGCTGAAGCGGATGGCGGAGGCGCACCTGGGCCGCAAGATCAGGAACGTCCTACTGACCGTCCCCTGGCACTCGAGGGACTACAAAAGGCATCTTCTCGCAACGACCGCCCGGCTCGAGGGCGGCTTCTCCGCCGCGAGGTACGTCGACGAGCACGTCGCGGTGGCCGCGGCGCACGGCCATCACGGGAAGGCGCGCGAAGGCATGGTCATCCTCGTCTTCCACATGGGCGGCCACACGACCCACGGCGCCATGTTCAAGTTTCGAGACGGCACGGCTCATCTCATTGAAGGGCGCCACGATGTTCACCTGGGCGGCGACGACTTCACCGGCCGCCTCGTGGACCACTTCGTCCAGCTTATCGGGGAGAAGCACCACCGGGACCTCCGCCGGGACGACGGCGCGCTTCGCGAGCTGAGGGCGGCGTGCGAGAGGGCCAAGAAGACACTGACCTACCGGGATACCACGCTTGTGAAGGTGGAGTCGCTCTTGGACGGCGCGGATTTCTTCCAGCCGCTCACGAGGGCCGAGTTCGAGGAGCTCAACCATGATCTGTTGGCGAGAGCCATGAGCATGGTGGACCTGCTGGTGACGTGGCGGTGGTGGCACCCTCCCGGCCGGTGGGATAGCGTTGACGAGATCATCCTCGTCGGCGGTAGCGTGAGGATCCCCAAGATTCTTGCGTTTTTCAGGGACTACTTCCATGGCCGAGAGCCAATTGTGGAGGAGGAAGCGGCGATTCGCGGCGCTGCTCTGCTCTCCCGTCCCGAGTATGCAATGTTCACATATGACAACTGTGATAGTTACTACTGCCGTGGAAGTCCTTTGCAGGCGTCTGAAAATAAAATTGAATAG